One Purpureocillium takamizusanense chromosome 1, complete sequence genomic window carries:
- a CDS encoding uncharacterized protein (EggNog:ENOG503P0YV~COG:G), whose product MMRRRIRLTLVSISALLAFAIFGGMLQGRLSGSAGISDPTLRNGRLAAGTACAFDTSHFADIKQRYGIDDQFDYHARIVSFRRRQGLERKSMTVLPQALLSTNTVPIDITKQVNAGTVNGDCPKPIQVEVPVSGLASSVVASDFAFGVSTTFKRLNESRVDMIGDWQYWLTNGHGVSNGAKLFLILEEASDEELRDARTILRDAGIEAQVDRSNEPHMPVRYINLVPHLYRQEDSRHRKWLVLCDDDTFFPSMHSLIRSLGAFDHSKDLYIGTLSEDVGAVERHGSQAFGGAGVFLSLPMAKKITDSISVCASPQKVEEAGWQGDKLLRNCIYENSNARLVVLPGLWQLDFRGDAAGFYEWGHKPLSLHHYRGGGWHEARPLQFSKIAYTCGEDCILQRFQTSDDFIISGHSIAYYPAGITFETSQVERTFEALWEKGWNFDFVFGPQRPPLKKGGEKISWTIQGSEIQPDGSVLQTYLRNKDDTRWEGVGHRQMGDRDSVIELIWVPSPT is encoded by the coding sequence ATGATGCGGAGGCGGATCAGGCTGACGCTAGTCTCCATATCTGCCCTGCTTGCATTTGCCATATTTGGCGGCATGCTGCAGGGTCGGTTATCAGGGAGCGCAGGCATATCCGACCCGACGCTCAGAAACGGACGTTTGGCTGCTGGGACGGCTTGCGCGTTCGACACTTCCCACTTCGCCGATATCAAGCAACGATATGGCATCGATGACCAGTTCGACTACCACGCTCGAATCGTCAGCTTtcggcgtcgccaaggcCTCGAGCGGAAGAGCATGACGGTTCTCCCGCAGGCGTTACTGAGCACAAACACGGTGCCGATCGACATCACGAAGCAGGTCAACGCAGGCACCGTCAATGGCGACTGCCCCAAGCCCATACAAGTCGAGGTCCCGGTTTCCGGCCTGGCCTCCAGCGTCGTGGCTTCGGACTTTGCGTTCGGCGTATCGACTACATTCAAACGACTAAATGAGTCGCGCGTTGACATGATCGGTGACTGGCAATACTGGCTCACGAATGGCCATGGCGTCAGTAATGGCGCCAAGCTGTTCCTCATACTTGAGGAGGCtagcgacgaggagctccgCGACGCTCGCACAATTCTTCGCGATGCCGGAATTGAGGCCCAAGTCGACCGATCAAACGAACCACATATGCCCGTTCGATACATCAACCTCGTTCCGCACCTATATCGACAGGAGGATTCTCGACACAGAAAGTGGCTAGTATtatgcgacgacgacacgtTCTTTCCCAGCATGCATAGTCTGATTCGGAGCCTCGGCGCCTTTGATCACTCTAAAGATCTTTATATCGGCACGCTCTCGGAAGACGTCGGTGCTGTTGAGCGACATGGTTCTCAAGCATTTGGTGGAGCCGGCGTGTTCTTATCATTACCAATGGCCAAGAAGATTACAGACTCTATCAGCGTTTGCGCATCGCCGCagaaggtggaggaggcgggatGGCAAGGCGACAAGCTCTTGCGTAATTGCATCTACGAAAACAGCAACGCACGACTTGTTGTATTGCCGGGCCTCTGGCAGCTGGACTTCCGAGGCGACGCGGCAGGATTCTACGAGTGGGGTCACAAACCGCTCTCGCTTCACCATTACCGAGGTGGTGGCTGGCACGAGGCTCGACCTTTGCAATTCAGCAAAATCGCCTACACCTGCGGCGAGGACTGCATCTTGCAGCGTTTCCAGACCTCCGATGACTTCATCATTTCCGGGCACTCCATTGCTTACTACCCTGCGGGCATCACGTTCGAGACAAGTCAGGTCGAACGTACGTTTGAGGCGCTGTGGGAAAAGGGTTGGAATTTCGATTTCGTGTTTGGGCCTCAGCGGCCGCCACTGAAGAAGGGTGGCGAGAAGATCTCGTGGACGATCCAAGGGTCGGAGATCCAACCCGATGGCTCAGTATTGCAAACATACCTGAGGAACAAGGACGATACCCGCTGGGAGGGTGTAGGGCATCGGCAGATGGGTGACCGCGATAGCGTGATTGAGCTGATCTGGGTGCCGTCTCCCACCTGA
- a CDS encoding uncharacterized protein (SECRETED:SignalP(1-27~SECRETED:cutsite=VRA-AG~SECRETED:prob=0.5167)): MLAAKAGQSHFLAAVLILALSCAAVRAAGAVVVPAPDEVIKPIDETTNKQNPGQTCAAYYRIDDVTEINDEIRRCLIPREAGNNPRQ; encoded by the coding sequence ATGctcgcggccaaggcgggccAGAGCCACTTCCTCGCTGCCGTGCTCATCCTCGCCCTTTCGTGCGCGGCagtgcgcgccgccggcgccgtcgtcgtccctgcACCCGACGAAGTCATCAAACCGatcgacgagacgacgaaCAAGCAAAATCCGGGACAGACATGCGCTGCGTATTATCGGATCGACGATGTCACCGAGATTAACGACGAAATAAGGCGATGTCTGATACCCCGTGAGGCTGGAAACAATCCAAGACAatga
- a CDS encoding uncharacterized protein (TransMembrane:2 (i12-29o49-66i)~EggNog:ENOG503PC8U~COG:G), with product MLLLKANRRLRTGRAIALCLLVFVVWIFTSSQLLSFFRIEGGDGSNDGIVASSSNATLGFGQIYVISQRGSARRKGIIQAANVTELQFTIPEQPVWTEADERNFRLANNSSISKGSLLAWLGHLHALQQFLDSGADTALFLEDDVDWDIRLRTTQAPLVSAAVRQVLGRTSRRLDARKYPYGDPSSWDLLYLGHCGDYWHGMDVEFKDGHVKPKDLEKTPHTAFIDPSMSHSDNLHPFTKSLMKNLGVDEYTRLVHRSVFPLCTFGYALSRAGARRILEWGGKEPSEGGYKAYDVLILLSCRDYGLRCWTVNPELFHHVPGPSIIDTQSGNKNLPPVDRAAQEQVKTRGETPNIDCGFWKGAFGFDEQDEDRLEYLRQEVGRKGRCLKSGRDLQG from the exons ATGCTGCTTCTCAAAGCCAACCGTCGGCTGCGCACGGGCAGGGCGATAGCTCTgtgcctcctcgtcttcgtcgtctgGATCTTCACGTCAAGCCAGCTGCTGTCCTTCTTCCGGATAGAGGGCGGTGATGGGTCGAACGATGGCATTGTGGCATCCAGCAGCAATGCTACGCTTGGCTTCGGTCAAATCTATGTCATCTCGCAGCGAGGGTCGGCGCGTCGCAAGGGCATCATCCAGGCGGCCAATGTCACCGAGTTGCAGTTCACCATTCCCGAGCAGCCAGTTTGGACGGAAGCCGATGAGCGCAACTTCAGACTTGCAAATAATTCGTCTATTAGCAAGGGCTCACTGCTAGCTTGGCTCGGGCATCTACACGCTCTGCAACA GTTCCTCGACTCGGGAGCAGATACCGCCTTGTttctcgaggacgacgtcgactggGACATCCGGCTCCGCACAACTCAAGCACCACTCgtgtccgccgccgtgcgccaGGTCCTCGGCCGGACATCGAGACGTCTTGACGCGCGAAAGTATCCATACGGCGATCCGAGTAGCTGGGACCTGCTTTATCTGGGCCATTGCGGCGACTactggcatggcatggacgTCGAGTTCAAAGATGGCCATGTCAAGCCCAAAGACCTCGAAAAGACGCCACACACGGCGTTCATCGACCCATCCATGTCGCATTCTGACAACCTACATCCCTTTACGAAATCGTTGATGAAGaatctcggcgtcgacgaatacacgcgcctcgtccaccgcTCCGTCTTTCCGCTCTGCACCTTTGGCTATGCGCTCtcacgcgcgggcgcgcgccgtaTCCTAGAATGGGGAGGCAAGGAGCCATCCGAAGGGGGCTACAAGGCTTACGATGTCTTGATCCTGCTCAGCTGCCGCGACTACGGACTGCGTTGCTGGACGGTCAACCCGGAGCTCTTCCACCACGTCCCCGGGCCCAGCATCATCGACACCCAGTCAGGCAACAAGAACCTGCCACCGGTAGACCGTGCGGCTCAAGAACAAGTCAAGACCCGCGGCGAGACGCCAAACATAGATTGCGGGTTTTGGAAGGGCGCGTTCGGCTTTgacgagcaggacgaggaccgcCTCGAGTATCTTCGGCAGGAAGTGGGCAGGAAAGGGAGGTGTCTAAAGAGCGGACGCGACTTGCAAGGCTGA